Proteins encoded in a region of the Raphanus sativus cultivar WK10039 chromosome 8, ASM80110v3, whole genome shotgun sequence genome:
- the LOC130498851 gene encoding S-protein homolog 2-like: MDIRKRYLSLFISIVFITTYSSLADINNKNPVPNGPSPPKVAYNPFAKVTVEIINDIGSQVSFHCKSKDDDLGQRSLQPRGLWSFSFRRHIFARSLFFCYFVLPNIGSYWFDIYKEPRDNSGEFWCDNCMWKIRPLGPCKFNRITKEFDLCDPWNKSKSLY; encoded by the coding sequence ATGGATATTCGAAAACGTTATCTATCCCTATTCATATCGATTGTCTTCATAACTACATATTCATCACTTGCGGACATAAACAACAAGAATCCAGTTCCAAATGGTCCATCACCACCAAAAGTTGCCTATAATCCTTTTGCAAAAGTTACTGTAGAAATAATCAACGATATTGGTAGTCAAGTGTCATTTCATTGTAAATCGAAAGACGATGATTTGGGTCAACGGAGTTTGCAACCGCGTGGATTGTGGTCATTTAGTTTCCGGCGTCATATCTTTGCAAGGTCATTgtttttctgttattttgtGTTGCCAAATATTGGAAGTTATTGGTTTGACATATATAAAGAGCCCCGAGATAATTCCGGCGAATTCTGGTGCGATAATTGTATGTGGAAGATAAGACCACTCGGACCTTGTAAGTTTAACAGGATAACTAAAGAGTTTGATCTTTGTGATCCATGGAATAAAAGTAAGTCCTTGTATTGA
- the LOC108820691 gene encoding LOW QUALITY PROTEIN: uncharacterized protein LOC108820691 (The sequence of the model RefSeq protein was modified relative to this genomic sequence to represent the inferred CDS: inserted 1 base in 1 codon) codes for MDDKLATSASTIPKRASIKSQLDFDYSIRKQKLRESCFRRVREERTRLLWKLRHSDCQSLHQKEIINSAFHDIVSDELKKIEDSHDILWEYEGPADAYEGDSEEILLELQHMFYNDLISETTINGSHVQAETWDDEEDEYLAALVSQNMRLNGEQGPNQIWCPICKQGEVMENHRFIYCNMCEMQLIKGEEVNLNILQERLAEVHAEHLXRGCRLKPKFCVQSLYNLKALYITCEACSTFEVVV; via the exons ATGGACGATAAATTGGCAACATCAGCTTCGACAATTCCGAAACGAGCTTCTATTAAATCCCAACTCGATTTTGATTACTCCATCCGCAAGCAAAAG CTCAGAGAAAGTTGCTTCAGAAGAGTTAGAGAAGAAAGGACACGTCTGCTGTGGAAATTGAGACACTCTGATTGTCAATCTTTACATCAGAAG gaGATTATCAATTCTGCTTTCCATGACATTGTTTCTGATGAATTAAAAAAGATTGAGGATTCCCATGATATATTATGGGAATATGAAGGCCCAGCAGATGCTTATGAAGGTGATAGTGAAGAGATATTGCTAGAACTGCAACATATGTTTTACAATGATTTGATCTCAGAGACTACCATAAACG GATCACATGTTCAGGCTGAAACATGGGATGACGAGGAAGATGAGTACTTGGCCGCCTTAGTTTCTCAGAATATGCGTTTAAACGGTGAACAG GGGCCAAACCAGATATGGTGTCCGATCTGCAAGCAAGGCGAGGTTATGGAGAATCACCGATTTATCTATTGCAACATGTGTGAAATGCAGCTGATCAAAGGCGAAGAG GTTAATCTGAACATTCTGCAAGAACGGTTAGCGGAAGTGCACGCTGAACATT AGAGAGGATGCAGATTGAAACCAAAGTTCTGTGTTCAGAGTCTCTATAATTTGAAGGCGTTGTACATCACATGTGAAGCTTGTAGTACCTTTGAGGTCGTTGTATAA